ATCACAGTGATAGGACGAGCCATCGCGTCTGCCTTGATctgttttatttcttcttctggggGCAGTCCACCTTTTTCCTtacgaagaggactaagcagccaacgccactcACGATACTCGGAAGGGATACCCAGAGCGACATGTACTTTTTTCATGTCTGGAGAAACCCtaggagttgagccaaattccgaatctacaaaaaaaaacggaagacaatcagaaaattgaagaataatttggcacTAAAACAAAGCAGCCGAAAAGACTAGGCAGTCTGCTTACCAGATATGAAAACCGTTGATACACGCAGCTCGGGAGAAGAATCAGATTCccattctccacttatctccaaagtctctttGGACCAATCATGATCTCCTTTGCTCGAATTATCAAAAAGCTTATGACGAATTCGTAGTTGTCCAACTCCATCAATACGACCTATgtcaaagaaataccaaaattcgTTGGTGGTTAGTcccaagtcaaagaattggtTCAAATTGTGGAACCCCACCATCACTCGGACCGCATTCGGGGAACATTGGGCAGGCGCACATTTCATAGAGCaaagcacttcttggaagaaacgcgGCATAGGGAAAGTAAACCCCAACACAAAATAGTAAGGATGGAACTTGATAGCTCTCCGAGTTCCACTGCATGGTTTCCGGCTGCTACCATCCTTAACTCGCCTCACACGCACTCCCGACGGAATGGCATGCCAATACGTttcaagaaaatctctaaacaAATTGTCGGAGCGAATCTTGAGGTGAGCAGCTTTGAAGTAGCCAATCTTGCTCAAAGACCCGCCTTGACGATACAACGGGggcacaccatcatcattcttgcGGCTCGAGGAGGACATGTTGAAAATTCTACAAAAGTACAAGGAAGATAACAATAATTGAAAGCCGCAGGAACCAGCCAAATTGCCAAGCCCCACGGCTTGGCTAATCATCCATTCACCATCGCCCAGcaagaaaaaccaaaataaaaaatcaagaagacaagaaaatcaattttttcttacctggAAGCAACGAAGAGCGATCCTTTACACGGACAAGACgtaaaagattgctagaggagggggaacaaatatcctctaagctttctttttctcttataAGGATGAATAAGTTTTTctctaaaagttgatttaacaatccacttaaggtggacttaaataagctttggggaaatttatttccttttcctagaaggatttaatttcctattgaaagagagaatcaacaacaaaataggaagcagttcagagtttcctaaagcaagaaaatctctacacctattGCCCTTTTCTGCAAACAgctcaacaggtgtgggggcatttgtggagccaaaaatattcaccaggcgacacgtggacttttgaacgaaagaggacaaaaatacccttgaggcataccgggattcctacgcgcaagtagtgggtaatcatcctcaaccaattcaaaaatgctccagaagaggtaaccaattccaaattatcttattttaggtaattatttccaaaacttaatttccctaatatattatttagttaattaattatctaaataatatattcttcccatatctcctaaaatcatcccttaaatatcaatttgaaacatccactcaaacctaaaaaatggTATAGGGCCGGCTACCCTATTCAAAGCCTATTCCATCacctttttctaccttttccacctttCCTTCCCTTTTAAATTAACCAATCAATACCATAAATACTAAAACAtctcctttcatatttaattagccaattaattggctaattaaacctaaaataaaccctaaaatcccaCCTAGTAGACCGGCCACATTCCCTCTCTTTGCTCCACACCTTTTCAAATTTCTTCCACTATATTAGCCAAATAATGCTAGTCATTCAATTGGGTAACTTcccatttatttctattatattttattagccaataaagtggCTAATAAAACCACAAAATTCATCCCAAAGCACATGAAAAGGGCCGGCCATTTCTTGAAGATGTGGACCAATTTGGTCCTAtaaatagtcacccatttttaccaaacactcattccaaatctcttgcaaaaattccaaaacactctaaacactatttctctctaaaattctaactttggcatcggaggttcttcggccaaagccccccccattcatcgtgggcgcgtgaggcttttggccttaacctaaggtgctagttgttttgtaggtgcataaccgtccaagatcgaagaggtgaaaatttgcatccacactgtttttgatgaagaacctgccccaatctcttttccacttctcaaaagtatggcctttgcactttcaaagcctcccttcgggtttggaatggtagaactaggaagccttccttggtctctaatctgcctaacaacgtcggcaatctgccccatttgtttctctagttggtccactcttttgttttgattttcctgcccattagtcaaagtggttagtaacttaacaagtgtatcattatccaaagcattacctgaattatttggggcagattgtggttggacttgagggggtgcgtatgggttgttgtagaagcccgggggttgttgcctaaagcctccttgtggttgggcttgttgtggctctcttcatttgaagtttggatggtctctccaccccggattatacgtgttggagtatagatcatgtcttggctgattttggctttgaaacccaatggcattagcactctcccatccaccattctcgatgagttgaggacacttttgggaagcatgtccttggatagaacatacgccataCACCATGGGTCCTTAATCTTCATTCCCTCAGCCATCTGTGAaataatagaagtaagattagctaactgagattgaatattggatgcggaacttacctcatgcacttgttgccgtgggggtcctctttggcctacaccttcgtattgttgagcgttcaatgctctattagcaatcaagatttttgcagccatgggcgttttgtccaccaatgctccacccgccgaggcatcgagcatttgacgttctagtggtaggagcccttcgtagaagtattgcaaaagcaactcctctttcatctgatgctgtggacaagaagcaacaagtgatttaaatcgttcataatatgtaggaaaagactcaccttcatcttgttgaattccacttatttttttacgaagaagaatgatgcgagaagttgggaaaaacttctccagaagcgccctcttcatactctcccaagatgtaactgtaccgggagccaactcgtataaccaatccttggctttgtccattaaagagaatggaaaagccttcatctttaaaatacttccgtcaacagtaaccggagtcatacttgagcacaccacttcaaattctttcaaatgtttgttcggatcctccatggacagcccatggaactttggaatgtggtggagcaaacttgactttaactcgaactcttcggttttaccttgagcagccatgggatattggatacacaatggtgcggcattatccaaacctgagacggcaagctccttgagcgtacggttgtccatggctataccttgctcttctccacccacttgtgtcgtggccttctcttcaacctcaacttcttgctcttctaattcaggctcgggactaggaggattagactcttgcaatttctttttccttctcaaagtcctctcaaaatcaccgtcaaagtcggagatatgctcacgaacaggttgtgagctacgggtcataaactagtacctaaagaaaacaaaacaaatcagcaacttaaacagaaacttaaacaaaatacaataattcgaaagaaaacaatccaagagattagcaaagttgctaatccccggcaacggcgccaaaatttgatgcgtaaaataactaagcacacaaattaaaccctctttttatcaattgtagtaaagtatgtaagtagggatcgttctaggccggggattaacagtgattgctaaatcacttggaaactgacttgaaaacgtaaaaacaaagtttaaaacactaagtagactcaaagaatgcaaaactatactttaaaacactaaaacaaaccaaaagactcaaaacagcccctaagcactcaaaactaccttaaacacacaatctgggcagttttgggactctaacacaaacttggacgaattttggttttctaatgaactaaaacacttaaaaacataatctaagacaagttctaattaatatgactcaaagaaataagatggggttgattttggacgaaaataattaaattaagacaagaacaaagtaaacaaattcttagacaaatttaagtgaatcaaaacagattgtaaaatgaatttgaatgaaacttatggatggaaggctagctaggaggttcttctccacacatgtcacacttgcatacaaaacgatttccagttgcttttcgataagctatgaatactcaacgccccaaattaaccgtgaattgcactaattaaccctcattttttccacaagttattggattggatgattgcatacgacaacccaaaacattccctacaagttccctacatgaattgcataatagagatacaagcaagaatcattaagttctatgaaaaacataagcattgacgaggcactcgttactatgatttgcatgaaacttatgccaagaatttacttaacgtgattgtgactagcaaccttcactacttgtgaatataagttcataacaattaggtgaaactcccttatattctagcgttaaattcatgcatgaaaattaagcgtgcactctcaaccaacatacacaaatcattttttatacgatcggataagtaaattgaattcacaacttatgaatcacaactggatgtaatcaaatcatattgcaagtatgaacatggtttcgaatcaccccctaactaagaggggtttagttcctcatactcacaaagcaaagatacataaaattagacattaaaatcaaaggaaagaaaacacctaaaatgctccaacttgggtaacaagtgcatccaagaattctcctttgcttgcttgcggcagattgttttgtggacggatttttgggtaattttatgatgtagaatggatggggaatggtatggaaaggtttagggtaagtgtggaggagtgtttgagggttggagggtggtgaagaactaggcaaagagggtggaagaaggtggagtggctgttatgttttctaggcactagaatggtgtttttggggtgttttgcttcctagggtgtgtatggacgaatttttgtgataaaatgatgaatatgggggattgtcctctggccaaggggtgtaaacatgtatttataggccccaaaaaccttagaaaatcaggttaggttaaggatgaaatgcatggcaatttgtgtgtgtggtgtgcaatggtccaagggtgaaaatgaagtaatgatgcaaagtgtgaagggtaaaatggagtggtgttgtaactagggagcatgaatgattgtgtacattgcatagagatggaaatggaggtgaaatgtgtcaacaaatgggtcaaaggtgcaacaacatgtgttgcacatggcattggattccaaatgtgaatgatggagcatcaattggtgcatgtaatggatgtaaatgttgtcgaaaatctaatgagtgaagggaacaagaggtatcaagcaattgagcgtaataattaaatgaattgaagcatgaaattagaaattatgtaggggacaagagtgatcaagcatggcatggaatccaaagggaattctatgtggtttgcatggcaaggaatgcaagttggggtgacatatttttgggttgttttcttcatcttttggaccataattcttcatattcttggcctctttagttctcaaattcgtccatccacttggcccatgcatttgctatccattccaagcccgaaacatgctccaaaggcctccaaaatgcatcttcttgcatactttgtacttagagtctgaaaacacacaaaaataactttgaacactaaaataactaaggaaatacaacgtaaatgcacaagaacaagctaactaagtcgcataaatatgctcctatcagtggtTGTTGGGGCAGGTGTGCATGGAAGATGAGAAGACGATCTTCATGTCCCTCGAAACTTCGGGAAGCTCGATGATTCGTCTATGTTTCGCAAACAGGTTTGTTCATTTTCTAAATGTTAATATTTAGTGTATTTACACTCAGGTGTTAAGCCATACGTATATAGATGTATGCATGTTATTTGTTTTCCCcataattttcatataatttatgAAGAATGTATACGAACGACAACGATTGAGTGGATTATGCAAGTCTCACCATATAAATTGTAAATTCCACATGATTGTTCTCCTTCCCCCTCTCAAAACATAGTTTGGGTGGATTAATTAAGATATGTGTAGTTAATCTTTTTGTTTGTCTACAAGTCCTGGTTTCGAACTTTTGATGCTTAGTGACTAACAATGTAACATATAATTAATGGGACAGGCAGTGACACATTTGGGCAGGGCTTGGAGAGGCAGACCCCATATGGTGTATACCTACACCAACATGACCAAGGTGGTTAGCCCTGCCGGCTGGAGCGACGATAACCATCCTGAATGTAACAAGTAAGCAGATTATGTCATTTAAAACATGATTAAGCATTTTCATATAATTAGTTTTGAGAGttaataatataatttgaaattgCAGCAATGTGGCCTGTGAAGAGTACAAGCGCATGGGTCCAGGTTCAAGAACATATAATGAGAGAAATTTGAGCAAAGAACTGACTAACAAACAAGTCAAGTTTTTCATTAGCCTTGGATATATTCAGGGTATAGTTGCTTCCTCCTCCAAATCCAAAAgtgtagttatatatatatgttacatATATACACTACTAATTTTGTTAGTACTAgggaaatagttgatttttctacGTGCACATatacatgcatacatatatgTTACATATATACACTACTAATTTTGTTAGTACTAgggaaatagttgatttttctaggtgcacatatacatacatacatacatacatacatacatatatatatatatatatagatatagatatgGGTTCGATTAAAAAATTTTGTCGATTGAAAATGATACTTTATGTTATCATTTACTTGGTACATGAAGATGTttcattttgaaaataaaagatagacTATACTTGGAACAAAATTCTTGAGACTGTTGAGGTGCCTTTGGATGCCAACTTGGTTCTTAGAGACTGTTTTGCATTGCTTCTTTCCTTACCACGTTATATGATATGGacataatttcttatttatcgTTTTGAAGTTTTTCTGGACCCTTGACTTTTTAACGTGCAAGTCATCAAGAGAAAATCAAGAATGTAAGCCATAATTACTGTAAAAAATTCCCCCCTCTATCTAACTCTAACTCTCTCCCCCCTCCTGCAGTTTTGATATGCTTATAACTGAGTAAAATTAGTTAAATTCACCCCTTCATTATTGTAGCTTCAAGTAGTTTGAGCTGTTGCTATTCCAGAAAGGTTGCTGCAAATATTCCTATTTATGTGCCTGTTGGCATTACCGCCTCAGTATGTTGGTTTATTAAACTTGGTCAAGCAGACCTTTTGTCTTAATTGGGATTTAGTTTGGTACTGTCATACTAATTTCCATTGTTTATAATAGTTAACCAACCAAAAGTGCTTTCTTTTGATTATTTTCTAATATGTTTTAGCCGGTTGACAATCCTAAAAGATTTACTTAGGCACGCATCAAATTGTGTATTATTATACATGTACCTAAGATATAATGCTAGGTATATTATTATAGTTGTCtcatattatataaaaaaaattaaagtactCTCTTTCTCTGCATGAAAACTATCCATTTCATCATGCATTTTTTAGTTAAGCTACCTATGTTTTTGTAATTGTTTTGACAGAGGAGGAGGAACTGAGGCTAAAGTACCTCCAATTTGTTCAAGAGGACGCTCATGCCGCAGTTTGCTTCACAAACCTTTACTGTTAGCTTCTATACAGTATGTTGTATGTTTCGGGATATCTTTACATCTTAATTTCTACTCTCAGGtttttgaaagtttgtaattttacttgctattgctacttgattataaaaatgtaaaacaaaatcTGTATGTGATTTATAAATTTGTATTTGATTTTAGATGTTTTTCCAGTGTAAGGCATATGTTGCACATGCATGTAAATGGTAcaaattgttttggttttggacaATAAGCTTTTGAGTTTTACAACCCTTGCAATGGGATTGTGACTCCAACAAATTTAGTGTTGGGGGATAAAGTTTGGTTCTTAATACATAATATAGCAAAGGCCTAGAAACCTTCAAGGAATATGCAAATGTTTTTTGCGCATCTTGGCCTGCAGTTTGTGTGAAGGGGCATTAGTGTGTTATCTGCATTGGTGCATTTGAGGGTGTGATTCTGTTTTTACCTCCTTTTTAGGTTTGAACATCTGTGCTTGACAACTTAGCTGCTCAAACAAGAACAGAACACTTTTGCAGTTTTTGGTAAGTGCTAAAATAGGTGCCTAGCCTGTAGGACATATATTTTGCCGTCTTAATTGCAGGGGCAAAATATGTGTAAACTGCATGTTGCTTCTGTTTCTTCTGTTTCATATGGAAACAGGGCTTCTGCATATTATTGGCTTTGAACATTTGTACTTGGAAAATTAGCTACTTGAACAAGTACTGAAcactttctatattttttattagttgCTGAAGCAAAATATGTGTGAACTTCatgttgcttttgtttcttATGGAAACAGAACTTTTTTGGCAACGATGTCTTTGTGATCAAGAATGTTCAGTTTCTTCCTACTAATTGTGCAATGTCTTTACATGTTAGCTCAattgaatgtatataaaagcCAAGCTGCTTATCTTATTGACCTCATTTACTCATGTGTCTCTCTGTTCATTCAtgattgtgttgaatttattcagGTTAAATGTGTCTTAGTCATGCACTTACGCTTGAAACAGTGGTTCCCGCTGCAACGCGTGGGCTTATTTTCTAGTCTATTCTAAAATTGAGGAATGAATTGACTGTAGCTTAGCTACAGTCAATTGTTTGCCATTCGATTTCACGCTATTTACCACAATGCCACATCCAAATGGGCTGGTTGGGAGGGAAATTATCAAAAGTATGAGGGGTACTTTTGTCTCTGAACATATTTCGAaatatttacggttttaccAGTCTATTATAAAAAGGGCCCTCGATTTTGCATTATTTACATTTCAGCCATGGAGGGATTTCGGGGAGAGAGGCGTGAGATGGCAGAGGGAGGGGAAAGGAGAAATAGGAGCGAGGCTGCCAAAAAGTGGGGTTAGGGTGGATTTTTCATCCTCAAATCAAGGGTTGGTGTCGGTGATGGAAAGATTGAGAGGGATGGGAGAGACCCATTTGGCCTTCATtttcccctttctctctctcttctctttctctctcggtCTCTCCTCCACCATACTCAATCCTCTGCTTCTCCTGTGATTCATGGTTGGGTGATTTGTAAAAATGCTTCATGTACAAATTTGAGGTGGGATCTGGGTTTTCTCTGCATTGCTTaaattttgcaattttttttttctggatttcaattaagaaattaataaatttagttgtaatttaaagttttgattttttttttcaattttattatttccTATGCAAAACAGCTTTGATCTTCCACAGGACTACTTTCCGCTGCTTCCGAAAGATTTCTGTCTAGATGTGAGTAGGTTTTTTTCAATCTGTGTGAattatccattttttttttttttttttttgttaaaatccaTTTGTTGAATTTGATAAAGAATGTGACTTTGAGATGAcagaaatagagagagagattttttcTCTGACTTCTTTCTTATCTATTAATATCGATTTTTTGCCGTT
This genomic interval from Malus domestica chromosome 05, GDT2T_hap1 contains the following:
- the LOC103421509 gene encoding probable pectinesterase 48 isoform X1 is translated as MFRKQAVTHLGRAWRGRPHMVYTYTNMTKVVSPAGWSDDNHPECNNNVACEEYKRMGPGSRTYNERNLSKELTNKQVKFFISLGYIQEEEELRLKYLQFVQEDAHAAVCFTNLYC
- the LOC103421509 gene encoding probable pectinesterase 48 isoform X2, whose amino-acid sequence is MVYTYTNMTKVVSPAGWSDDNHPECNNNVACEEYKRMGPGSRTYNERNLSKELTNKQVKFFISLGYIQEEEELRLKYLQFVQEDAHAAVCFTNLYC